The window AAATACTAAACTAGCTGTAGCAGATAATGGTTCAATGATCCGAATTGATATTTTTAGAACAGAAAATGGTAAATATCAATTTGTTCCAATTTATGTTAGTGATAAGGTGAAAGAAACTCTTCCTAACCAAGCTTCTGCAGGTGGTAAGAATTCAAAAGATTGGCCAGTTGTTAAGCCAGAGGACTTTTTATTTTCACTTTACCCAAATGATTTAATTCGCATTAAGCATAAAAAAGGGGTAAAACATACTTCAAAAGACGGAAATAAGGAAGTAGAAATTAAATCAGATTTTTTTGCGTACTACAAAGGAGCTAATATCTCAACCGCTAGTATTTCTGGAATTAATCACAATAACTTTTTTGAATTTGAAGGTGTGGGCTTAGCTACTTTAATCAGTCTAGAGAAATATCGAGTGGATTACTTTGGTAATTACTATAAAGTGAATGAAAAAATACGTCAAGAATTCCACAAAAAATAAATTTGCCATTAAATGAATGAAAGACATCTAAAAATAAGAATAATTTAAAATTGTGTCCATTTTTTAGCCAGCAAAAAAGCCGTAGAAACGTTGAGGTTCTGCGGCTTTTTGCTGAGGGTACTACATTATAGCTGATTCTGTAAGGAAACTATAGCTCTGTTTCTATCTTTTTTAAATTTTTAGTAACTACATTATAGCTGATTCTGTAAGGAAACTATAGCTTGCGAAGTACAAGTTTGATGAACTTACTGACTACATTATAGCTGATTCTGTAAGGAAACTATAGCTCTTTCTTTCACTTTCATTTTTCTAATTTTACTACATTATAGCTGATTCTGTAAGGAAACTATAGCAATGAGTAATCAACACCTTCAATTTTGTTTACTACATTATAGCTGATTCTGTAAGGAAACTATAGCTGTAGTGAGTGTTCAAGTAAACGTTAATAAACTACATTATAGCTGATTCTGTAAGGAAACTATAGCTCATCAATGACTGACAAAATTAAAGCACCAACTACATTATAGCTGATTCTGTAAGGAAACTATAGCACCTTGACGCTAAAGCAGTCTATCACACACACTACATTATAGCTGATTCTGTAAGGAAACTATAGCCTCGAAAGTCTATTGATCAGTCCATTTATAACTACATTATAGCTGATTCTGTAAGGAAACTACAGCAAAAACCAATCAACATATTTAATTTATTTTAACGCTCTACAATGATTTTCATAGGAGAATCATATACATATTTTGGTTTTTGTTGACAAATTTGATAAACAATATTAATGTATGTTTAGATGTCTAAGAGGTGAAGCGATGGATTTAGGGAAAAGAACATTTCAAGAAATCAAACAAGGATACTTTCTAGCTGAGGAAGGTTACCATTGTCATTATTGTGAGGAAAATTTTTCAATCAATCAAGTTTATTCTCTTAACGATAAAATCTATATGGCCCAGCAAGCTATTCAGCAGCACATTGAGATAGAACACAGTGGGAATTTTCAACAATTAGTGGGAAATGAAAGCAAATATAATACGTTAACTGAAAAGCAGAAGCAGTTATTAATTGAATTTGAAAGTGGTGAATCAGATGCAGAAATTGCTAAAAATTTGGGTGTATCTCATTCGACAATTCGGCATCAAAAATTTACTTTTCGTGAAAAGGCCAAGCAAGCAAAATTTTATTTAGCCTTGTATGAAAATACTTTTACTTCAATTGAAACAACCGAAGATGCCTTGATTTCTATTCATAATGAGGCACTTATGATAGATGATCGTTATGTAACCACTGAAAAAGAACAAAAAGATATTTTAGAAAAAAACTTTTCAACATTTGGACCACTTACACTCGTTCACTGGCCTAAAAAAGAAAAGAAAAAAATTGTAATTATGAAACGAATCATTGAAGAATTGAAAATAAACTATACCTATACAGAAAAAGAATTAACGAAAACGTTAGCCAAAATATATCATGATCCAGTGACATTGCGACGCTATTTATATGATTACGGCTATCTTAATCGCACGCCTGATGGTGGTGCATATTGGTTAACTAAATAAACGAAGGAGTAAGAAAATGGAAAAAGATCGCAAAAAAGCATTAGCTCAAGAATATAAAGAAATGAAAAAATATTATGGCGTCATTCAAATTAAAAATGAAAAAAATGGGAAAATCTTTATTGACACAGTTGCAAATACTAAAAACCGTTGGATTGTCTACCAAATGAGCTTAAAATCAAACCGTTTAATTAATAAAGAATTGCAAAAAGAGTGGAATGAATTTGGGGCAGAAGCATTTACCTATACTATTTTATGGGAAAAAGATAGCTCACAAATCAAAGATATGAAATATGAATTAAAAAAATTGAAAAAAGAGTGGCTCTTGAAATTAGAACCCTTTGACGACAAAGGCTATCATAAACCACTTTAAATTTTGAAAAGACTATCACTAAGTGGATAGTCTTTTGTTATTTGAAGACCCCATATTCATTGCTTATTTTTCGATTAGCGATATACTTAATTTAGTTCCATAATCGTCAAAAATAAAATTAGAGGAGTGTTATTTATGTATTATAGTAATGGAAATTATGAAGCATTCGCACGTCCCAAAAAACCACAAGATGTTGATCAAAAATCAGCATATTTCGTTGGCTCTGGTTTGGCTTCGTTAGCAGCAGCAGTATTTTTGATACGAGATGGTCAAATGAAAGGTAAGCGGATTCATATTTTAGAAGAACTGCCAATTACTGGTGGTAGTTTAGATGGAATCCATAATCCAACAAAAGGTTTTATTATCCGTGGTGGTCGAGAAATGGAAAATCATTTTGAATGTTTATGGGATTTATTTCGTTCCATTCCCTCATTAGAAATAGAAAATGCATCGGTTTTAGATGAATTCTACTGGCTAAACAAAGAAGATCCGAATTCTTCTAAGATGCGGGCAACAGAAAATCAAGGACAAGATGCTCATACAGATGGAAAATTTACATTAACAGACAAAGCTTCTGAAGAAATTGTAAAACTTTTTTTGGCCTCAGAAGAAGAACTAAATGATAAAAAAATATCAGATGTCTTTACACAAGATTTCTTTGATTCTAATTTTTGGTTGTATTGGCGGACGATGTTTGCCTTTGAAGAATGGCATAGTGCTATGGAAATGAAGCGTTACATCACACGATTTATTCATCATATTGGTGGATTACCAGATTTATCCGCGTTAAAATTTACTAAATACAATCAATATGAATCTCTCGTTTTACCACTTGTAAGCTATTTAGAAGAGCAAGAGGTTCAATTTCAATATGATACGACTGTGACGAATGTCCTTGTTGATCGGGAGAATGGCAAAAAAGTTGCCAAGAAATTAATTTATCAAGAAGCTGGAAATGAAAAAATTCTTGATTTAACGGAAGATGATTTTGTCTTTGTGACAAATGGTAGTATTACAGAAAGTTCAACATATGGAGACCAAGAACATCCTGCTATCTTAAATTCAGCTTCTGGTGGTAGCTGGACACTGTGGAAAAATATTGCTGCACAAGATCCGAGTTTTGGTCGACCAGAGAAATTCTGTTCTAATATTGCCGCAACCAGCTTCGTTTCAGCTACGCTAACGACATTAGATAATCGTATTCCTCCTTATATTGAAAAAATTAGTCAACGTGATCCATTTGCAGGAAAAGTAGTGACTGGTGGAATTGTAACGGCGAAGGACTCAAATTGGTTAATGAGCTATACGTTGAATCGTCAACCGCATTTTAAATCTCAACCAAAAGATCAACTAGTAGTCTGGATTTATGGCTTATTTTTAGATAGACCAGGAAACTATGTAAAAAAAGCGATGCGAGATTGTACTGGAATTGAACTAGCGGAAGAATGGCTATATCATTTAGGCGTTCCAGAAGCTGAGATTCATGAAATGGCTGTAAATTCAGCCAATACAATTCCATGTATGATGCCGTATGTGATGTCTTATTTTATGCCTCGTGCGATTGGAGATCGTCCGAATGTTGTTCCAGAAGGGTCAATTAATTTAGCTTTTATTGGTAATTTTGCTGAAACTCCGAGAGATACAGTTTTTACAACAGAGTATTCTGTTAGAACGGCAATGGAATCAGTGTATCAATTATTAGCAATCGATCGAGGAGTACCTGAAGTATTTGCTTCTGCATTTGATATTCGAGTATTATTAAATTCTTCTAGTCGAATGATGGACGGCAAAAAACTTTATGATTTGAAGATGCCATTTTTGTTAAAACATCTAGAAAAAAGAGGTGTTGAAAAATCAAAAGGAACAATTATTTACGATATGTTAAAGGATTCAGGGCTGATTTAAGTCTAGTTTGCAAATGAACGTACTGAAAAAGATAGCATCAGTTTATATCGATGCTATCTTTTTTTAATAGAATAAATAAAAAACAAATCTATTGACATATGAGTATGTATTCATGTATTATATAGATAGCAAATGAATATATACTCATGTGAATAAAATTAACTAAATTTAAAATTGAATTTTACTTTGGAGAGGAAGATTACGATGGAAACAGTTGAAAAAAAAGCACACAACCATGAAGAAAAACATGACCACAATCACGAAAAAGGTCATAAACATGACCACAGTCAAAATCATAATCATGATGGACACAATCATGGCGATAGTAAATCGCCTGTCATTTTATTTTTTATTGGTTTGGCGGCTTTTGGGCTAGCGCTATTAATAAAAGAAAAAAATGTCATGCAAAGTGC is drawn from Carnobacterium gallinarum DSM 4847 and contains these coding sequences:
- a CDS encoding DUF2087 domain-containing protein, with the translated sequence MDLGKRTFQEIKQGYFLAEEGYHCHYCEENFSINQVYSLNDKIYMAQQAIQQHIEIEHSGNFQQLVGNESKYNTLTEKQKQLLIEFESGESDAEIAKNLGVSHSTIRHQKFTFREKAKQAKFYLALYENTFTSIETTEDALISIHNEALMIDDRYVTTEKEQKDILEKNFSTFGPLTLVHWPKKEKKKIVIMKRIIEELKINYTYTEKELTKTLAKIYHDPVTLRRYLYDYGYLNRTPDGGAYWLTK
- a CDS encoding GIY-YIG nuclease family protein, producing MEKDRKKALAQEYKEMKKYYGVIQIKNEKNGKIFIDTVANTKNRWIVYQMSLKSNRLINKELQKEWNEFGAEAFTYTILWEKDSSQIKDMKYELKKLKKEWLLKLEPFDDKGYHKPL
- a CDS encoding oleate hydratase; translation: MYYSNGNYEAFARPKKPQDVDQKSAYFVGSGLASLAAAVFLIRDGQMKGKRIHILEELPITGGSLDGIHNPTKGFIIRGGREMENHFECLWDLFRSIPSLEIENASVLDEFYWLNKEDPNSSKMRATENQGQDAHTDGKFTLTDKASEEIVKLFLASEEELNDKKISDVFTQDFFDSNFWLYWRTMFAFEEWHSAMEMKRYITRFIHHIGGLPDLSALKFTKYNQYESLVLPLVSYLEEQEVQFQYDTTVTNVLVDRENGKKVAKKLIYQEAGNEKILDLTEDDFVFVTNGSITESSTYGDQEHPAILNSASGGSWTLWKNIAAQDPSFGRPEKFCSNIAATSFVSATLTTLDNRIPPYIEKISQRDPFAGKVVTGGIVTAKDSNWLMSYTLNRQPHFKSQPKDQLVVWIYGLFLDRPGNYVKKAMRDCTGIELAEEWLYHLGVPEAEIHEMAVNSANTIPCMMPYVMSYFMPRAIGDRPNVVPEGSINLAFIGNFAETPRDTVFTTEYSVRTAMESVYQLLAIDRGVPEVFASAFDIRVLLNSSSRMMDGKKLYDLKMPFLLKHLEKRGVEKSKGTIIYDMLKDSGLI